One Burkholderia thailandensis E264 genomic window carries:
- a CDS encoding ureidoglycolate lyase — MKLLRYGPVGHEKPGLLDAAGCIRDLSSLIDDVAGDALSDASLARLAAVDPASLPLVAGEPRIGACVGRIGKFVCIGLNYADHAAEAGLAVPTEPVVFGKWTSAVSGPHDGIEIPRGSVKTDWEVELGVVIGRACKNVDEADALSHVAGYCVVNDVSEREWQIERGGQWDKGKGFDTFGPIGPWLVTRDEIADPQALDLWLDVDGRRYQSGNTRTMVFTVAQLIAYLSRCMSLQPGDVISTGTPPGVGMGVKPLPVYLKPGQTVRCGVAGLGEQRQTTRAAA; from the coding sequence ATGAAACTGCTTCGTTACGGCCCCGTGGGCCACGAAAAGCCTGGGTTGCTCGACGCGGCCGGTTGCATCCGCGATCTGTCGTCGCTGATCGACGACGTCGCGGGCGACGCGCTGTCGGACGCGAGTCTCGCGCGGCTCGCCGCCGTCGATCCCGCGTCGCTGCCGCTCGTCGCGGGCGAGCCGAGGATCGGCGCGTGCGTGGGCCGGATCGGCAAGTTCGTCTGCATCGGCCTGAACTACGCGGACCACGCGGCGGAGGCGGGGCTCGCGGTGCCGACCGAGCCCGTCGTGTTCGGCAAGTGGACGAGCGCGGTGAGCGGCCCGCACGACGGCATCGAGATTCCGCGCGGCTCGGTGAAGACCGACTGGGAAGTCGAGCTTGGCGTCGTGATCGGCCGCGCGTGCAAGAACGTCGACGAGGCCGACGCGCTGTCGCACGTCGCCGGCTATTGCGTCGTCAATGACGTGTCCGAGCGCGAATGGCAGATCGAACGCGGCGGCCAGTGGGACAAGGGCAAGGGCTTCGACACGTTCGGGCCGATCGGCCCATGGCTCGTCACGCGCGACGAAATCGCCGATCCGCAGGCGCTCGATCTGTGGCTCGACGTGGACGGCCGGCGCTATCAGAGCGGCAACACGCGCACGATGGTGTTCACGGTCGCGCAGTTGATCGCGTATTTGTCGCGCTGCATGAGCCTGCAGCCCGGCGACGTGATCTCGACCGGCACGCCGCCCGGCGTCGGGATGGGCGTGAAGCCGCTGCCCGTCTATCTGAAGCCGGGGCAGACGGTGCGCTGCGGGGTGGCGGGCCTGGGCGAGCAGCGGCAGACCACGCGCGCGGCGGCGTGA
- a CDS encoding CopD family protein: MIYLLLKAVHVASITVFVGGLLVLAIGIRIPNLVVQRAVLQWDRRATLPALALVWASGVTIALLGHWFGDAWLSAKLVLVAALSALHGILAGRLRRMARDGSTVAPVWLHTGIGAGIVATAAAAIALVVIKPF; this comes from the coding sequence ATGATCTATCTGCTGCTGAAGGCGGTGCACGTCGCGTCGATCACCGTGTTCGTCGGCGGGTTGCTGGTGTTGGCGATCGGCATCCGCATCCCGAATCTCGTCGTCCAGCGCGCCGTTCTGCAATGGGACCGGCGCGCGACGCTGCCGGCGCTCGCGCTCGTCTGGGCGAGCGGCGTCACGATCGCGCTGCTCGGCCACTGGTTCGGCGACGCGTGGCTCTCGGCGAAGCTCGTGCTCGTCGCGGCGCTCTCCGCGTTGCACGGCATCCTCGCGGGCAGGCTGCGGCGCATGGCGCGCGACGGCTCGACCGTCGCGCCCGTGTGGCTGCATACGGGAATCGGCGCGGGCATCGTCGCGACGGCGGCCGCGGCGATCGCGCTCGTCGTGATCAAGCCATTTTGA
- a CDS encoding DUF3817 domain-containing protein: MTMDDDTSLRVLQVLSVLEATTLVALVCIAVPLKHLAGYPIAVSIMGPLHGVAFVLYLWAVIATTSSGLWRAADAWRLVATAMVPFAGFANSGWIARKRSAR, encoded by the coding sequence ATGACGATGGATGACGACACATCATTGCGCGTATTACAGGTTCTTTCGGTTCTCGAAGCGACGACGCTCGTCGCGCTCGTCTGCATCGCAGTGCCGCTCAAGCATCTGGCCGGCTATCCGATTGCGGTATCGATCATGGGGCCGTTGCACGGCGTCGCGTTCGTGCTGTATCTGTGGGCGGTCATCGCCACGACGTCGAGCGGACTCTGGCGCGCGGCCGATGCATGGCGCCTCGTCGCGACGGCGATGGTGCCGTTCGCCGGCTTCGCCAATTCGGGGTGGATCGCACGCAAGCGGAGCGCGCGATGA
- a CDS encoding GlxA family transcriptional regulator, with product MHSVGVLVLNGVVPFDLGVACDTFARVRVPNVDAPYRVRVCGERRCARGDLFDVRTAFGLDGLRDADTVVVPGVADPLAPVSPRVIAALREAASRGCRIASICSGAFVLAQAGLLDGLRATTHWLGAAELARRHPHVSVDANVLFIDNGQVLTSAGASAGLDLCLHMIRCDYGAAVAADAARLAVTPLVRDGGQAQFIAGEPPQHTSTLRALMEWLQRNLREPLTLDAIARQSAMSVRTLTRRFQEQTGTSPLQWLQTARVRRAQQLLETTSLSVEQIATEAGFGSASAFRERFARIVGTSPKRYRQAFRMQSD from the coding sequence ATGCATAGCGTCGGCGTGCTTGTGCTGAACGGCGTCGTGCCGTTCGATCTCGGCGTCGCGTGCGATACCTTCGCGCGCGTGCGCGTGCCGAACGTCGACGCGCCCTATCGCGTGCGGGTGTGCGGCGAGCGGCGGTGCGCCCGCGGCGATCTGTTCGACGTGCGCACTGCGTTCGGTCTCGACGGGCTGCGGGACGCCGATACGGTCGTCGTGCCCGGCGTCGCCGATCCGCTCGCGCCGGTTTCGCCGCGCGTCATCGCGGCGCTGCGCGAGGCGGCGTCGCGCGGTTGCCGGATCGCGTCGATTTGCAGCGGCGCGTTCGTGCTCGCGCAAGCAGGGCTGCTCGACGGTCTGCGCGCGACCACGCACTGGCTGGGCGCGGCCGAGCTCGCGCGCCGCCATCCGCACGTGTCGGTCGATGCGAACGTGCTGTTCATCGACAACGGGCAAGTGCTGACGTCGGCCGGCGCGTCCGCCGGGCTCGATCTTTGTCTGCACATGATCCGGTGCGACTACGGCGCCGCGGTGGCGGCCGACGCCGCGCGGCTCGCGGTGACGCCGCTCGTGCGCGACGGCGGGCAGGCGCAGTTCATCGCGGGCGAGCCGCCGCAGCACACGTCGACGCTGCGCGCATTGATGGAATGGCTGCAACGCAATTTGCGCGAGCCGTTGACGCTCGACGCGATCGCGCGGCAGAGCGCGATGAGCGTTCGCACGCTCACGCGCCGTTTCCAGGAACAGACCGGCACGTCGCCGTTGCAGTGGCTGCAGACCGCGCGCGTGAGGCGTGCGCAGCAATTGCTCGAGACGACGTCGCTATCCGTCGAGCAGATCGCGACCGAGGCGGGGTTCGGTTCGGCGAGCGCGTTTCGCGAGCGCTTCGCGCGAATCGTCGGCACGTCGCCGAAGCGGTATCGCCAGGCGTTCAGGATGCAGAGTGACTGA